In Paracoccus aminophilus JCM 7686, a single window of DNA contains:
- a CDS encoding Hint domain-containing protein encodes MSNDLFDLTLHDGDDNGRLDFEDPEGQRSPDYAVFGDAQHYLLTGVVYRATVTYPDGTTATDVPVRIFQSIYTGHLVLVPPGADASAEEIAALTQKPIQSITLTSIIDDNLSYMDVGGYQKPGAPHFICFCRGTLIRTARGEIAVENLRPGDMILTADRGYQPLRWIGSKALSAELLSVFPTLRPVRIAAGALGQNLPARDLYVSRQHRVLISSKIAGRLFGETEILVAAKSLTELDGIDLIEPTDGVEYFHLLFDQHEVIFSEGARTESLYTGDEALKAVDPAARAEIIALFPELIEARRTSAPVRPIITGKALRSLTRRHREKSRALQA; translated from the coding sequence TCGAAGATCCCGAAGGCCAGCGTTCCCCGGATTATGCCGTGTTTGGGGACGCCCAGCACTACCTGCTGACCGGCGTGGTCTATCGCGCAACCGTGACCTATCCTGACGGCACGACGGCAACTGACGTGCCCGTCCGGATCTTCCAATCGATCTATACCGGCCATCTGGTTCTTGTGCCCCCGGGCGCGGATGCCAGTGCCGAAGAAATTGCGGCTTTGACGCAAAAGCCGATCCAGTCGATTACGCTGACCAGCATTATCGACGACAACCTCTCTTATATGGATGTCGGCGGCTATCAAAAGCCGGGCGCGCCGCATTTTATCTGCTTTTGCCGCGGGACCTTGATCCGCACCGCGCGCGGCGAAATCGCGGTCGAAAATCTGCGTCCCGGCGACATGATCCTGACCGCGGATCGCGGCTATCAGCCTTTGCGCTGGATCGGCTCGAAAGCCTTGTCGGCCGAGCTGCTGTCGGTGTTTCCGACATTGCGCCCGGTGCGGATCGCGGCCGGTGCTCTGGGGCAAAACCTGCCCGCGCGCGATCTTTATGTCTCGCGCCAACACCGGGTGCTGATCTCGTCGAAAATTGCCGGGCGGCTCTTTGGCGAGACCGAGATTCTGGTCGCCGCGAAATCTCTGACCGAGCTTGACGGGATCGACCTGATCGAGCCCACGGATGGGGTCGAATATTTCCATCTGCTGTTCGATCAGCACGAGGTCATTTTCTCGGAAGGCGCCCGCACGGAATCGCTCTATACTGGCGACGAGGCCCTCAAAGCCGTCGATCCCGCCGCCCGGGCCGAGATCATCGCGCTCTTCCCCGAGCTGATCGAGGCGCGTCGCACCAGCGCGCCCGTGCGCCCGATCATCACCGGCAAGGCGCTGCGCAGCCTGACCCGTCGCCATCGCGAAAAGAGCCGCGCGTTGCAGGCCTGA
- the pncB gene encoding nicotinate phosphoribosyltransferase — protein MDIATRVYNHKWKIDPIVRSLIDMDFYKLLMCQSVFRNRPDTNVTFQIINRSSSIRLAEIIDESELREQLDYVRGLSLTRGESTWLRGNTFYGKRQMFRSDFMTFLENLRLPAYHLEKRDGQYELTFEGKWPEVMLWEIPALAIIMELRSRAVLKDMGRFELQVLYARAMTRLWEKIEELRGLGPDLRIADFGTRRRHSFLWQDWCVQAMIEGLGTERFVGTSNCLIAMRRDIEAIGTNAHELPMVYAALAKNDAELAEAPYRVLADWHEEHDGMLRMILPDTYGTQHFLEHAPDWLAGWTGVRIDSGDPVEGAETAIRWWKSRGEDPREKLIIFSDGLDVPQMKDLFARFSGRVKVSFGWGTLLTNDFRGLVPGDGLAPFSLVCKAVAANGVPTVKLSDNPEKATGPKELIEHYKQVFGVGAQKRIKVEV, from the coding sequence ATCGACATCGCGACCCGCGTTTATAACCACAAATGGAAGATCGATCCGATCGTGCGGTCGCTGATCGACATGGATTTCTACAAGCTGCTGATGTGCCAGTCGGTGTTTCGCAACCGGCCCGACACCAATGTCACCTTCCAGATCATCAACCGCTCAAGCTCGATCCGGCTGGCCGAGATCATCGACGAAAGCGAGCTGCGCGAACAGCTCGATTATGTGCGGGGCCTGTCGCTGACGCGGGGCGAAAGCACCTGGCTGCGCGGCAATACCTTCTATGGCAAGCGCCAGATGTTCCGCTCGGATTTCATGACCTTCCTCGAGAATCTGCGGCTGCCCGCCTATCATCTCGAAAAACGCGACGGGCAATATGAGCTGACCTTCGAGGGCAAATGGCCCGAGGTCATGCTGTGGGAAATCCCGGCGCTCGCGATCATCATGGAGCTGCGCTCGCGGGCGGTGCTGAAGGATATGGGCCGGTTCGAGCTACAGGTGCTCTATGCCCGCGCGATGACCCGGCTTTGGGAAAAGATCGAAGAGCTGCGCGGGCTTGGCCCCGATCTCCGCATCGCCGATTTCGGCACGCGGCGGCGGCACAGCTTTCTGTGGCAAGACTGGTGCGTGCAGGCGATGATCGAGGGCTTGGGGACCGAGCGCTTTGTCGGGACCTCGAATTGCCTCATCGCCATGCGCCGCGACATCGAGGCGATCGGCACCAATGCCCATGAGCTGCCGATGGTCTATGCCGCCTTGGCGAAAAACGACGCCGAGCTTGCCGAGGCGCCTTACCGCGTGCTCGCCGATTGGCACGAAGAGCATGACGGCATGTTGCGCATGATCCTGCCCGACACCTACGGCACCCAGCATTTTCTGGAACATGCACCCGATTGGCTCGCAGGCTGGACCGGGGTGCGCATCGATTCAGGCGATCCCGTCGAGGGCGCCGAAACCGCGATCCGCTGGTGGAAAAGCCGGGGCGAGGATCCGCGTGAGAAGCTGATCATCTTTTCGGACGGGCTGGATGTGCCGCAGATGAAGGATCTGTTCGCGCGCTTTTCGGGACGGGTGAAGGTCAGTTTCGGCTGGGGCACGCTGCTTACGAATGACTTCCGTGGGCTGGTGCCGGGCGACGGACTGGCGCCGTTCTCGCTGGTCTGCAAGGCGGTGGCGGCCAATGGCGTGCCGACGGTGAAGCTCTCGGACAACCCCGAGAAAGCGACCGGGCCGAAAGAGCTGATCGAGCATTACAAACAGGTCTTCGGCGTCGGCGCGCAGAAGCGGATCAAGGTCGAGGTCTGA
- the pncA gene encoding bifunctional nicotinamidase/pyrazinamidase has protein sequence MSKALIVVDMQVDFCPGGALAVAGGDEITAPINGMMAEFDAVILTQDWHPADHLSFADNHPGAAPFSVTEMDYGPQVLWPAHCMIGTEGSDFHMELDVDRADLIIRKGFRPEIDSYSAFFENDHETATGLAGYLRDRGITDLTFVGLALDFCVGWSAIDAARLGFKATVVEAACRAIDLEGSLEAARQAMTEAGVILA, from the coding sequence ATGTCCAAAGCTCTGATCGTCGTTGATATGCAAGTGGATTTCTGTCCGGGCGGGGCCCTTGCCGTTGCCGGAGGCGACGAGATTACCGCGCCCATCAACGGCATGATGGCAGAGTTCGACGCGGTCATCCTGACGCAGGATTGGCACCCGGCGGACCATCTCAGCTTTGCCGACAACCACCCCGGCGCGGCGCCGTTCTCGGTCACCGAGATGGATTATGGCCCGCAGGTGCTGTGGCCCGCGCATTGCATGATCGGCACCGAGGGCTCGGATTTCCACATGGAGCTGGACGTTGACCGCGCCGATCTGATCATCCGCAAGGGCTTTCGCCCCGAGATCGACAGCTATTCCGCCTTTTTCGAGAACGACCACGAGACCGCGACCGGGCTTGCCGGTTATCTGCGCGATCGCGGGATCACCGATCTGACCTTCGTCGGCCTCGCGCTTGATTTTTGCGTGGGCTGGTCGGCCATCGACGCCGCACGGCTGGGGTTCAAGGCGACCGTTGTCGAAGCCGCCTGCCGCGCCATCGACCTCGAGGGCTCGCTGGAAGCGGCGCGTCAGGCCATGACCGAAGCAGGAGTGATCCTCGCATGA
- the trhO gene encoding oxygen-dependent tRNA uridine(34) hydroxylase TrhO, with product MFTVAALYHFTKLPDPAAVQGPLLALCDEVGIKGTLLLAQEGINGTIAGSRAGIDAVLAHIRALPGCAGLEWKESGADEMPFARMKVRLKREIVTMGQPDVDPTAAVGHYVEAKDWNALISAPDVAVIDTRNDYEVEIGTFAGAVDPETKSFRDFPAWWRENAHRFHNKRIAMFCTGGIRCEKSTNFLLAEGVDQVFHLKGGILKYLEDMPQEDSLWQGECFVFDKRVSLGHGLKQGDYALCHACRRPLAPADKLRPEFEEGVCCHRCAADYSEADRARFRERQRQVERGELEL from the coding sequence ATGTTTACCGTCGCCGCACTTTACCACTTCACCAAGCTTCCCGACCCCGCCGCCGTGCAGGGCCCGCTTCTCGCACTCTGCGATGAGGTCGGCATCAAAGGCACGCTTTTGCTGGCGCAAGAGGGCATCAACGGCACGATCGCGGGCAGCCGCGCGGGCATTGATGCGGTGCTCGCCCATATCCGCGCGTTGCCGGGTTGCGCGGGGCTCGAGTGGAAGGAAAGCGGCGCCGACGAGATGCCTTTCGCGCGGATGAAGGTGCGGCTCAAGCGCGAAATCGTGACCATGGGCCAGCCCGATGTCGATCCGACCGCCGCCGTTGGCCATTATGTCGAAGCCAAGGATTGGAATGCGCTGATCTCGGCCCCCGATGTCGCGGTGATCGACACGCGCAACGATTACGAGGTCGAGATCGGCACCTTTGCCGGAGCGGTCGATCCCGAAACCAAAAGCTTCCGCGATTTCCCAGCCTGGTGGCGCGAGAATGCCCATCGCTTCCACAACAAGCGCATCGCCATGTTCTGCACCGGCGGCATCCGCTGCGAGAAATCGACGAATTTCCTGCTGGCCGAAGGCGTGGATCAGGTCTTTCACCTGAAAGGCGGCATCCTGAAATATCTCGAGGACATGCCGCAGGAAGACAGTCTCTGGCAGGGCGAATGCTTCGTCTTCGACAAGCGCGTCAGTCTGGGCCACGGGCTGAAACAGGGCGATTACGCGCTCTGCCACGCCTGCCGCCGCCCGCTGGCCCCGGCCGACAAGCTGCGCCCCGAATTCGAAGAGGGCGTCTGCTGCCATCGCTGCGCGGCGGATTATTCCGAGGCCGACCGCGCCCGTTTCCGCGAAAGGCAAAGGCAGGTCGAACGCGGCGAACTGGAGCTTTAA
- a CDS encoding NADP-dependent malic enzyme, whose protein sequence is MTDDNTPLKSRITREEALAYHMEPRPGKFDVVASTPMATQRDLSLAYSPGVAVPVEAIAARPETAYDYTVKGNMVAVVSNGTAILGLGNLGALASKPVMEGKAVLFKRFADVNAIDIELDTEDADEIIKAVKLMSPTFGGINLEDIKAPECFIIEQRLKEICDIPVFHDDQHGTAVICAAGLLNALELSGKRIEDVKVVLNGAGAAGIACLELLKSMGARHENCIMCDTKGVIYQGRTEGMNQWKSAHAVKTEARTLEDAMRGADVFLGVSAKGAVTQAMVETMAENPVIFAMANPDPEITPEDAHAVRPDAIVATGRSDYPNQVNNVLGFPYLFRGALDIHARAINDEMKIACARALAELAREDVPDEVAAAYGRKLQFGRDYIIPTPFDPRLIHVIPPAVAKAGMDTGVARRPIIDMEGYIQSLKARMDPTAAILQGIHARARSAQARMIFSEGDDPRVLRAAVAWQRGGMGQALVVGRELDVKEKLEAAGLGDAARELTVVNASNTRYLDAYHQTLYQRLQRKGLDREDTNKLANRDRHVFAALMLAHGHGDGLVTGATRKSGHVLAQIGKVFDVTPQDGAVGITAVLNRGRIILMGDTLVHEWPEAEDLADIAMRGAHVARGLGLDPRVAFLSFSNFGYPISERAVKMAKATEVLDRRKVDFEYEGEMTVDVALNPSQAAKYPFSRLTGPANVLVVPARHSASISVKLLQEMAGATVIGPILTGVPQPIQICSTSSTVNDILNMAAIAAGRLGQVK, encoded by the coding sequence ATGACCGACGACAACACCCCGCTGAAATCTCGCATCACCCGCGAGGAGGCGCTGGCCTATCATATGGAGCCGCGTCCGGGGAAATTCGATGTCGTCGCCTCAACCCCCATGGCGACCCAGCGCGATCTGTCCCTGGCCTATTCCCCCGGCGTGGCGGTGCCGGTCGAGGCCATCGCCGCGCGGCCCGAGACCGCCTATGACTATACCGTCAAGGGCAATATGGTCGCCGTCGTCTCGAACGGGACGGCGATCCTTGGGCTTGGCAACCTCGGCGCGCTCGCCTCGAAGCCGGTGATGGAGGGCAAGGCCGTGCTCTTCAAGCGTTTCGCCGATGTGAATGCGATCGACATCGAACTGGATACTGAAGACGCCGACGAGATCATCAAAGCGGTCAAGCTGATGTCGCCGACCTTCGGGGGCATCAACCTCGAAGACATCAAGGCGCCTGAATGTTTCATCATCGAGCAGCGTCTGAAGGAAATCTGCGACATCCCGGTCTTTCACGACGACCAACATGGCACGGCGGTGATCTGCGCGGCGGGCCTGCTCAATGCGCTCGAGCTCTCGGGCAAGCGCATTGAGGATGTGAAAGTGGTGCTCAATGGCGCGGGGGCGGCGGGGATCGCTTGCCTTGAGCTGCTGAAATCCATGGGCGCGCGCCATGAAAACTGCATCATGTGCGACACCAAGGGCGTGATCTATCAGGGCCGCACCGAGGGCATGAACCAGTGGAAATCGGCCCATGCCGTCAAGACCGAGGCGCGCACGCTCGAAGATGCGATGCGCGGCGCCGATGTCTTCCTCGGTGTTTCGGCCAAGGGCGCAGTGACGCAGGCGATGGTCGAGACCATGGCGGAAAATCCCGTGATTTTCGCCATGGCCAATCCCGATCCGGAAATCACACCCGAGGATGCCCATGCCGTCCGTCCCGATGCGATCGTGGCGACCGGGCGCTCGGATTATCCCAATCAGGTCAATAACGTGCTGGGATTCCCCTATCTCTTCCGTGGGGCTCTGGACATTCATGCCCGTGCCATCAACGACGAGATGAAGATCGCCTGCGCCCGCGCCTTGGCTGAACTTGCGCGCGAAGATGTCCCCGACGAGGTCGCCGCCGCCTATGGCCGCAAGCTGCAATTCGGCCGCGATTACATCATCCCGACGCCCTTCGACCCGCGTCTGATCCATGTGATCCCGCCCGCCGTTGCCAAGGCGGGCATGGATACCGGCGTGGCGCGGCGTCCGATCATCGATATGGAGGGTTATATCCAGTCGCTGAAGGCCCGCATGGATCCGACCGCCGCGATCTTGCAGGGCATCCACGCCCGGGCGCGTTCGGCTCAGGCGCGGATGATCTTTTCTGAAGGCGATGACCCGCGCGTCTTGCGCGCCGCTGTCGCTTGGCAGCGCGGCGGCATGGGGCAGGCGCTGGTCGTCGGGCGCGAGCTTGACGTGAAGGAAAAGCTGGAAGCGGCGGGGCTTGGCGATGCCGCGCGCGAGCTCACGGTCGTCAATGCCTCGAACACGCGCTATCTCGACGCCTATCACCAGACGCTTTACCAGCGGCTCCAGCGCAAGGGACTTGACCGCGAGGATACCAACAAGCTCGCCAATCGCGACCGCCATGTCTTCGCGGCCTTGATGCTGGCCCATGGCCACGGCGATGGTCTGGTCACCGGGGCCACCCGCAAAAGCGGCCATGTTTTGGCGCAGATCGGCAAGGTTTTCGACGTGACGCCGCAGGATGGCGCGGTGGGGATCACGGCGGTGCTCAATCGCGGCCGGATTATCCTGATGGGCGATACTCTGGTCCATGAATGGCCCGAGGCCGAGGATCTCGCCGATATCGCGATGCGCGGCGCGCATGTGGCGCGCGGGCTTGGGCTTGATCCGCGCGTGGCCTTTCTGTCGTTTTCAAACTTTGGCTATCCGATCAGCGAGCGTGCGGTGAAAATGGCCAAAGCGACCGAGGTGCTCGACCGGCGCAAGGTCGATTTCGAATATGAGGGCGAAATGACCGTGGATGTCGCGCTCAATCCGTCGCAGGCGGCGAAATACCCGTTCTCGCGCCTGACCGGCCCGGCCAATGTGCTGGTGGTGCCGGCGCGGCATTCGGCCTCGATCTCGGTCAAGCTCTTGCAGGAAATGGCCGGAGCGACGGTGATCGGCCCGATTCTGACCGGCGTGCCACAGCCGATCCAGATCTGCTCGACCTCCTCGACGGTGAACGACATCCTGAACATGGCCGCCATCGCCGCCGGGCGGCTGGGGCAGGTGAAATAA
- a CDS encoding FadR/GntR family transcriptional regulator — translation MKILNRTLFGAIPATSHAKVVDALGRAIVAGELAEDEVLPGDPVLTARFDVSRTVLREAMKTLAAKGLIRAKSRVGTQVNRRELWNFVDRDVIAWRMQRGVDTEFVRQLSEMRLALEPATAALAARHATSDEIIRLYNIAARMDDRSHTRESFAEVDLEFHLAVAAMSRNPFIRSVSSLVEAALAVSFRISSPALSPERIMQSASTHLRIARVIADHDEEGAAAAMRQVIVEGAERACEALAREGGGAIVIS, via the coding sequence ATGAAGATCCTGAACCGCACTCTTTTCGGCGCCATTCCGGCGACGAGCCATGCCAAGGTGGTCGATGCACTCGGGCGCGCCATTGTCGCGGGCGAGCTGGCCGAGGATGAGGTTTTGCCCGGCGATCCGGTGCTGACCGCGCGGTTCGATGTCTCGCGCACGGTCCTGCGCGAGGCGATGAAGACGCTGGCGGCCAAGGGGCTTATCCGCGCGAAATCGCGGGTCGGCACGCAGGTGAACCGGCGCGAGCTGTGGAATTTCGTTGACCGCGATGTCATTGCCTGGCGGATGCAGCGCGGCGTCGATACCGAATTCGTGCGGCAATTGTCCGAGATGCGGCTGGCGCTTGAACCGGCAACGGCGGCTTTGGCCGCGCGTCATGCGACCTCCGACGAGATCATCCGGCTTTACAATATCGCGGCGCGGATGGACGACCGCAGTCACACGCGTGAAAGCTTTGCCGAGGTCGATCTCGAATTCCATCTCGCCGTCGCCGCCATGTCGCGCAATCCCTTCATCCGCTCGGTATCGAGCCTTGTTGAAGCGGCTTTGGCGGTGAGCTTCCGAATTTCCTCGCCCGCGCTCAGCCCCGAGCGGATCATGCAAAGCGCCTCGACCCATCTGCGCATTGCCCGCGTCATCGCCGATCACGACGAAGAGGGCGCGGCGGCAGCCATGCGTCAGGTCATCGTCGAGGGCGCCGAGCGCGCCTGCGAGGCTTTGGCGCGCGAGGGCGGCGGGGCCATCGTCATAAGCTGA
- the yjfF gene encoding galactofuranose ABC transporter, permease protein YjfF, with protein MIRSRNLPFVATVAIFVLGYALCVAQFPNMLSWRVAGNLLTDNAFLGIAAVGMTFVIISGGIDLSVGAVIAFTSVFVAVLVRAGVHPALAFALALVVSTGFGALMGLMIDLLKMPPFVVTLAGMFLARGAAFLISTESVPISHPFLRTIKSLAIALPDKGKLSFLAILMLLVFAAGVVIAHRTRFGANVYALGGSAQSAELMGVPVRRTTVQLYALSGGLAGLSGLAYTLYTSAGYSLATVGVELDAIAAVVVGGTLLTGGAGLILGTFFGVLIQGVIQTYIVFDGTLSSWWTKIVIGLLLFAFIVLQRVILLVSEHRARHRSPAVAL; from the coding sequence ATGATCCGCAGCCGCAATCTGCCCTTTGTCGCCACGGTGGCGATCTTTGTCCTTGGCTATGCGCTTTGCGTGGCGCAATTCCCGAATATGCTGAGCTGGCGCGTCGCGGGGAACCTCTTGACTGACAACGCCTTTCTGGGGATCGCGGCGGTCGGCATGACCTTTGTCATCATCTCGGGCGGGATCGACCTCTCGGTTGGCGCGGTAATCGCCTTCACCTCGGTCTTTGTCGCGGTGCTGGTGCGGGCCGGGGTGCATCCGGCCTTGGCCTTCGCGCTGGCGCTGGTGGTCTCGACCGGATTCGGGGCGCTGATGGGGCTGATGATAGACCTGCTGAAAATGCCGCCCTTCGTCGTCACTTTGGCCGGGATGTTTCTGGCCAGAGGCGCGGCCTTTCTGATCTCGACCGAATCCGTGCCGATCAGCCACCCGTTTCTGCGCACGATCAAGAGCCTTGCGATCGCGCTGCCCGACAAAGGCAAGCTCAGCTTTCTGGCGATCCTGATGCTGCTGGTCTTTGCCGCTGGCGTCGTCATCGCCCATCGCACCCGCTTTGGCGCGAATGTCTATGCGCTTGGCGGTTCGGCCCAATCGGCCGAGCTGATGGGCGTGCCGGTGCGGCGCACCACGGTGCAGCTTTATGCGCTGTCGGGCGGGCTCGCGGGGCTTTCGGGGCTGGCCTATACGCTTTATACCTCGGCCGGATATTCACTGGCGACGGTCGGGGTCGAGCTTGACGCCATCGCCGCCGTGGTTGTCGGAGGCACGCTGCTCACCGGGGGCGCGGGGCTGATCTTGGGGACTTTCTTCGGCGTGCTGATACAAGGCGTGATCCAGACCTATATCGTCTTTGACGGCACTTTGTCCTCGTGGTGGACGAAGATCGTGATCGGCTTGCTGCTCTTTGCCTTCATCGTTTTGCAGCGCGTCATCCTGCTTGTCTCCGAACATCGCGCCCGGCATCGGAGCCCTGCCGTCGCCCTATGA
- a CDS encoding ABC transporter permease: MTAIKAKLRQLAPQLIALAVVLALIGLVAPGFFAISVQNGRLYGSLIDVGVRVAPVALLAIGMTLVIATRGIDLSVGAVMAITGAIAASLVAEGQPIAVVLTVALGVGLVCGLWNGVLVAFLDIQPIIATLILMVAGRGIAQLITNGVILTFNDPGFAFIGSGALFGIPMPILIWVAMGLAVGLLVRRSALGLLIEAVGINRRASMLVGVRARFLILAAYAVSGLCAAMAGMIVTADIRGADANNAGLWLELDAILAVVIGGTSLAGGRFSVTASLIGALIIQALNTGILMSGWPPEFNLIVKAVVIVVILTLQSPALRGEIAVLRAFLRNRKAEGKA; encoded by the coding sequence ATGACGGCAATCAAGGCGAAATTGCGCCAGCTTGCGCCGCAACTGATCGCGCTTGCGGTGGTGTTGGCGCTGATCGGGCTGGTCGCGCCAGGGTTCTTTGCGATCTCGGTCCAGAATGGGCGGCTTTATGGCAGCCTGATTGACGTGGGGGTGCGCGTGGCGCCGGTTGCCCTGCTCGCGATCGGCATGACGCTGGTGATCGCGACCAGAGGGATCGATCTCTCGGTCGGCGCGGTCATGGCGATCACCGGCGCGATTGCCGCGAGCCTTGTCGCCGAGGGCCAGCCCATTGCGGTTGTGCTGACGGTCGCGCTGGGCGTCGGGCTGGTTTGCGGGCTCTGGAACGGGGTGCTGGTCGCCTTTCTCGATATCCAGCCGATCATTGCGACGCTGATCCTGATGGTGGCGGGGCGCGGGATTGCCCAGCTCATCACCAATGGCGTCATCCTGACCTTTAACGATCCGGGCTTTGCCTTCATCGGCTCGGGCGCGCTTTTCGGCATTCCGATGCCGATCCTGATCTGGGTCGCGATGGGGCTTGCGGTCGGGCTTTTGGTCCGGCGCAGCGCGCTTGGCCTGCTGATCGAGGCGGTGGGGATCAACCGGCGTGCCTCGATGCTGGTCGGCGTGCGCGCGCGCTTCCTGATCCTCGCGGCCTATGCGGTCTCGGGGCTTTGCGCGGCGATGGCGGGGATGATCGTCACCGCCGATATTCGCGGCGCGGATGCCAATAATGCGGGGCTCTGGCTCGAGCTGGACGCGATCCTTGCCGTGGTGATCGGGGGCACCTCGCTTGCCGGAGGGCGCTTTTCCGTCACCGCCTCGCTCATTGGCGCACTGATCATTCAGGCGCTGAACACCGGCATCCTGATGTCGGGCTGGCCGCCAGAGTTCAACCTGATCGTCAAGGCCGTGGTCATTGTCGTGATTCTGACGCTGCAATCGCCCGCGCTGCGCGGCGAGATCGCCGTCCTGCGCGCCTTTCTTCGCAACCGCAAAGCCGAGGGCAAAGCATGA
- a CDS encoding sugar ABC transporter ATP-binding protein, with protein MVATEALLAARGIDKSFFGVKVLDGVDFTLEAGEIHALLGENGAGKSTLVKILTGAYRRDGGEIRLGGEVVAPRSVAEAQDLGIGTVYQEVNLLDNLSVAENLYLGRQPKRFGLVDQRRMRADAAALLARYGLTVDPGETLARYSVAVRQIIAIARAVDLSGKVLFLDEPTASLDAREVEAIFAVLRRLRDQGLGIVIITHFLDQVYALADRVTVLRNGRMVGSRAIADLPRRDLVSLMLGHDLAEVESHRSDRVAPESAAAFVYRDFGKRGVIAPFTLAIRPGEVVGIAGLLGSGRTETARLMFGIDRADSGELSIDGATVELRSPEEAIARRIGLCPEERKTDGIIADLSVRENIVLALQARRGWGRPIPRAESEAIALRYIKALDIRPPDPNRPIKFLSGGNQQKAVLARWLATEPRLLILDEPTRGIDIGAHAEIIALIQRLCAEGMALVVISSEVEELVAYSTRVVVLSDRHHIRELTGAEVNAASIMNAMALSGDAA; from the coding sequence ATGGTTGCAACGGAGGCGCTGCTTGCGGCGCGCGGCATCGACAAATCCTTCTTTGGCGTCAAGGTGCTCGATGGGGTCGATTTCACCCTGGAGGCCGGAGAGATCCATGCCTTGCTGGGTGAAAACGGCGCCGGGAAATCGACCTTGGTCAAAATCCTGACCGGGGCCTATCGGCGCGATGGCGGTGAGATCAGGCTTGGGGGCGAGGTGGTTGCGCCGCGCTCGGTTGCCGAGGCGCAGGATCTGGGCATCGGCACGGTCTATCAGGAGGTCAATCTGCTCGACAATCTGAGCGTGGCCGAGAACCTTTATCTCGGGCGCCAGCCCAAGCGCTTCGGGCTGGTCGATCAGCGCCGGATGCGCGCAGATGCGGCCGCGCTTCTGGCGCGCTATGGGTTGACGGTCGATCCCGGCGAGACGCTCGCGCGCTATTCGGTCGCGGTGCGCCAGATCATCGCCATTGCGCGGGCGGTCGATCTGTCGGGCAAGGTGCTTTTCCTCGACGAGCCGACCGCGAGCCTTGATGCCCGCGAGGTCGAGGCGATTTTCGCGGTCTTGCGGCGCCTGCGCGATCAGGGGCTGGGGATCGTCATCATCACGCATTTTCTCGATCAGGTTTACGCTTTGGCCGACCGGGTCACGGTGCTGCGCAATGGGCGCATGGTCGGCTCACGCGCGATTGCCGATCTGCCGCGGCGCGATCTGGTCAGCCTGATGCTGGGCCATGATCTGGCCGAGGTCGAGAGCCACCGGTCGGACCGTGTTGCCCCCGAAAGCGCGGCGGCTTTTGTCTATCGCGATTTCGGTAAGCGGGGCGTGATTGCGCCCTTCACGCTTGCGATCCGGCCTGGAGAGGTCGTGGGCATTGCCGGGCTGCTTGGGTCCGGGCGGACGGAAACCGCGCGGCTGATGTTCGGGATTGACCGCGCAGACAGCGGCGAACTTTCCATTGACGGCGCGACGGTCGAGCTCAGATCGCCCGAAGAGGCGATTGCCCGGAGGATCGGGCTTTGCCCCGAAGAGCGCAAGACCGACGGTATCATTGCCGATCTGTCGGTGCGCGAGAATATCGTGCTGGCGCTTCAGGCGCGGCGAGGCTGGGGCAGGCCGATCCCGCGCGCGGAATCCGAGGCGATCGCGCTGCGCTATATCAAGGCGCTCGACATCCGCCCGCCAGATCCGAACCGGCCGATCAAGTTTCTGTCGGGGGGCAATCAGCAAAAGGCGGTTCTGGCGCGCTGGCTCGCGACCGAGCCGCGGCTGCTGATCCTCGACGAGCCCACGCGCGGCATCGACATCGGCGCCCATGCCGAGATCATCGCGCTGATCCAGCGGCTCTGCGCCGAGGGCATGGCGCTGGTGGTGATCTCGTCTGAGGTCGAAGAGCTGGTCGCCTATTCGACCCGGGTCGTCGTCTTGTCGGACCGCCACCATATCCGCGAGCTGACGGGCGCCGAGGTCAATGCGGCCTCGATCATGAATGCCATGGCCTTGAGCGGAGATGCAGCATGA